The proteins below come from a single Miscanthus floridulus cultivar M001 chromosome 1, ASM1932011v1, whole genome shotgun sequence genomic window:
- the LOC136499024 gene encoding cytochrome P450 93G2-like encodes MEAAAAAASGGGGLALLPGVLLLLALSTLVISRWSNRNSSRLPPSPMALPLIGHLHLIRPPPHRAFDRILARYGPLVYLRLGPSTHCVVVGTADAARDLLKHEASIPERPLTAVTRHLAYDDAGFAFAPYGPHWRFMKRLCMSELLGPRTVDQLRPVREAELAAVLAAARDAADKGEAIDVSRHLISMSNNAIMRMVASALPGHMTEAARDCAKQVAELVGAFNVEDYVGLCRGWDLQGLTRRTREVRDKFDALLEIMITGKEENRRRQHGLGQTTTAADNSSKDLLDILMDAAEDVNAEVKLTRENIKAFVLDIFTAGSDTTATSVEWALALALNHPDCMEKLRAELDAVVGASRLVGEQDVPRLPYLQAVFKETLRLQPPAVFAQRETIEPVHVRGYVIPPKTSVFFNIFSIGRDPGYWEEPLQFLPERFMPGGAGAGVDPKGQHMQLMPFGSGRRACPGMGLAMQAVPAFLAALVQCFHWEVPVPPGQSKAPPLDMEEQAGLVTARKNHLVLIPTPRLNPLPTRAT; translated from the coding sequence atggaagcagcagctgctgctgccagcggcggcggcggcctggccCTGCTGCCCGGCGTCCTGCTCCTCCTGGCGCTCTCCACCCTCGTCATCTCCAGATGGAGCAACCGTAACAGCAGCAGGCTGCCCCCGAGCCCGATGGCCCTCCCGCTGATCGGCCACCTGCACCTCATCCGCCCGCCGCCCCACAGGGCCTTCGACCGCATCCTGGCGCGCTACGGGCCCCTCGTCTACCTCCGCCTCGGTCCCTCCACGCACTGCGTCGTGGTGGGCACGGCCGACGCCGCCCGGGACCTCCTCAAGCACGAGGCCAGCATCCCGGAGCGGCCGCTCACGGCCGTGACGCGCCACCTCGCCTACGACGACGCCGGGTTCGCGTTCGCGCCCTACGGCCCGCACTGGCGCTTCATGAAGCGCCTCTGCATGTCCGAGCTTCTGGGCCCGCGGACCGTCGACCAGCTGCGGCCCGTGCGGGAGGCCGAGCTGGCGGCCGTGCTGGCGGCGGCGCGCGACGCGGCCGACAAAGGGGAGGCCATCGACGTCAGCCGCCACCTCATCAGCATGTCCAACAACGCCATCATGCGCATGGTGGCCAGCGCGCTGCCGGGCCACATGACGGAGGCGGCCAGGGACTGCGCCAAGCAGGTCGCCGAGCTCGTGGgggccttcaacgtcgaggaCTACGTGGGGCTCTGCCGGGGATGGGACCTGCAGGGGCTCACGCGGAGGACGCGCGAGGTGCGGGACAAGTTCGACGCGCTGCTGGAGATCATGATCACGGGCAAGGAGGAGAACCGGAGACGGCAGCATGGGCTGGGGcagaccaccaccgccgccgacaACAGCAGCAAGGACCTGCTGGACATCCTCATGGACGCGGCGGAGGACGTGAACGCCGAGGTGAAGCTGaccagggagaacatcaaggcttTCGTGCTGGACATCTTCACGGCCGGCTCCGACACCACGGCCACCAGCGTGGAGtgggcgctggcgctggcgctcaACCACCCGGACTGCATGGAGAAGCTGCGCGCGGAGCTGGACGCCGTGGTGGGCGCGTCGCGCCTGGTCGGGGAGCAGGACGTCCCGCGCCTGCCCTACCTGCAGGCCGTCTTCAAGGAGACGCTGAGGCTGCAGCCCCCCGCGGTGTTCGCGCAGCGGGAGACCATCGAGCCGGTCCACGTCCGGGGCTACGTCATCCCGCCCAAGACCTCCGTCTTCTTCAACATCTTCTCCATCGGCCGCGACCCGGGGTACTGGGAAGAGCCGCTCCAGTTTCTGCCCGAGCGCTTCATGCCCGGCGGCGCGGGGGCCGGCGTCGACCCCAAGGGGCAGCACATGCAGCTCATGCCGTTCGGGAGCGGCCGCCGCGCCTGCCCCGGCATGGGCCTGGCCATGCAGGCCGTGCCGGCCTTCCTCGCCGCGCTGGTGCAGTGCTTCCACTGGGAGGTGCCCGTCCCGCCGGGCCAGTCCAAGGCGCCGCCCTTGGACATGGAGGAGCAAGCGGGGCTCGTCACCGCCAGGAAGAACCATCTCGTCCTCATCCCCACACCGCGCCTCAATCCGCTGCCGACAAGAGCTACGTAG